The genomic stretch GCTATTGTTATTCAAACTCAGCCCTAACAGCTCGTCAAAATAGACGCCACTCAACCCCGGCACAGGCTCAGCCGTGGATGCAATCGGAGTGATGCTATTGCCGATTTGAAGATACAAGCCGGTGTACTCACCAGCAATGAACGCCACGTGACCATGTGTGTTGATGGCGACCGTATTAAACTGAGCAAAATTGACCGGTGCTGTCACCGGCGTGCCAGTCGAGATCATGGGCGTCAGTTTGAACGTGCCTGACGATTGCGCCTGTACGACCCAGGGCCTTGATGCCACTAACACGAGAAGCCAAATGGCAGTCAACCACTGTTTGATCTTCATACACACAGTTCCTCCGCTCGAACACAAAGCAAGTGACGTTCCGCTTGGCCGCGCTGGGCGCACGACCGGGGCAATCCGCAATAAGCATTGCTCTCCGAGAAGTTATCATGGGCGAGAGGTGGCATTGTGACCATCCCTACTCACCCACTGCTGTTCATCTATGAAATGTCCTTTTCAGGGATTTCATGAACAGGAATTACGCGCCGGGACTGACACGCGCTTGAGCCAATGCCGATCACAGGAGGCGAAATCCTAACTGACGTCCAATGCGATTGAAAATGGTTTGTAAATCATCCAGCGACGGCGCGTCAAAGTAATGATCATTCGTGCCCGGCCTAGAGGAGGCCACGCGTTGCATCAATTCAATGTCCACATCGTCGGAAACCCCATAACGAATCGAAAAGATTTCGATGCCTTCATCCTTGGCGGCCTGCGCTTGCGCGAGCATCGCTTGGTCGAGGCAACCATAATCAGCATCGTCGCAATTCATCACGCCCATGCCGAAATAGGCATTGCGGCGGCAGGTGCTGTTGGGATTTGTCATCGCATCGCCGATATTGTTATCGCCATCGGTGAGCAGGATCATAACCTTTCGGAATCGCGACCGCGGGCCAGCCTCAGTAAACGGCGCATCGGAGGTCAACACGTGCCGGCCCCATTTGATGCCTTCCGCAATCGTCGTGCAAGAAGAATACGGAGTACCGCCCTGCGCCTGCATGCTGGCAATCGCCGCATGAATGGCCCCCTTGTTATAAGAGAGTCCAGCCACCGGCGGAAGCGCCGGATTTGTGCATGATTGATCTGCCGGGTTGAGCGGTTGATTGAACGACCCATCGGCATTGCGGCAGCCGGCCGGCCGACCATCCACATCGGCGGGCAATCGCACTTTTCCACGAAACGCTACCAATCCGACTTTGATAGACGGCGCTGTGCCGTTGGGAATTAACATGTCAACAAACTGATGAGCCGCCGCCTTCACTGATTCAATTGGCTCACCCTCCATGCTGCCAGAATTGTCTATCACCAGCGCAACTTCCAGATCATTGAAGCCGGCGCAAGCGGACGCCGCGACATCGCGCGAGCTAATGGCCAGCACATTCATGAACGTCATTTCCACATTCACCTGTGCTGTCACACATACGCTCCGAACGCCAGTGCCGGGATTAAGAGCGGTAACCGTCGCGCCTGAGTAATTCCTGTTCAGATAATCATTGACCGCATTGGCCACGGCGCCATTTTGGCAGTCAGGATCGCTCATCAAGTACATTGACCCGGCCAGCGCCGCTGCATCCACGGCTGCTTGCAGTCGCGCGCGAGCCGTATAGAGCCGTCCCATATCAACGGCGAATCCGGCCATGCCAAGAAGGATGGGGAACGTGATCGTCACCAGGAGTAACGCTTGGCCGCGCGCTCGCGCTCGCCGACGCGCCAGATACTGTTCAGACCCGCTCCTTGTCGAAGAAACAACCAATCGTTTCATCATGCTCTTCTCTGAATTGTTTACGCTTACCATATCTCATCTCCCTTGCAACCTGATGACCGTCTCTCGGCCGCAGCATGTGGGACTATGTCGTGGAGCGCGGTGGCCGATTGTGGCATGGCCACCGCATTAAAGGGGCTCAACCTGATGCCTGCTCATTGTCGCAAAAGACAGCTCGACAAACAATCGAGGGAATTACTTAATTTGCCGGGAAAGAATACAGTTGGTATCTCGTTCCGACACGCGCGAGTGAGAGACAGGAATGGAAGGTTCAAAGAATACAGGCTGGCGCGTCGTTTGCAGCATGAGCTAACCAGGAGGCCTGAAAAAATTGGCCGCCAAGGATGGATTCTACTCAGCTCTTGGCGGCCATCACAGGGTACTTGATGACCATTGTGCGAGGAAAAAGCCTGTTAAGCAGCGCCGATCACGCTTGCAATGAGATTGTCACAGCATCAACCATCCTGCCAGCATAAGCGTTCAAAAACACCTCCCACCATCAAGGCGCTGCGCTCACCACAAGAAAGAGTCGGCAGGTCTGTAGCTGTGGCCGCGCGCCTTGATGGCAAGAGTTGTTGCTCCGACATTGATGAAAAAGCAAATTCCTTCAGTGCGTTGATCGCGTGTTTCATGCCTGTTTTTGACAGTTCTGCCAACATTGGATACCGCCTTCCATGCCGGACTCGGCTTCAAGTGGCGAAGGGCGCTGTCAGCACCGCGCCTAAGAGCAAGGAATCCATGGTTCGTTCAGTTTGCGATCCTGGCCTTGCAGTTCAATCTGGCCGCTGTTGGGCATGATGCGGCTGATCAAGGGAACCACCGGCCGATACGTGTACCGTACGATGACTTCGACCAAGTCACAGGGCGCTCCCGGATGATTATCGCGGGCGCCGCCGGATGTGGTCACACCGGCATAGCTGCGCACGCTGATAATCGGCGCATTGCCCGGCAGACCGGCAACCGCATTCTGAGCGGCTGTGATGATGCGACTCAACCGCGTGCCGTCTTCCTCACCTTCTCCAGTGACGGCCACACGCGCGGCTGTGCGGGCTGCATGTTGAACCGTGACCCAAGCATGAAACAGCCGCCCCATCTCGATGACGCCAAATAGACACACCACCAGCAGGGGCGTGACCAGCACCATCTCCGTGAGCGCTTGTCCGCGGCTGCTACGCATATAATCGTGATAGTTCACCATAACCGACCCTCGCCTGCTTAGAGCAATCGAAATCCAAGTTGACGCCCAATTCTGTTAAACACTGTTCCAATGTCATTGACCGACGGGGCATCATAGTAATGATCATCGGTGCCCTGTGACGATGATGCCACCGCCTTCATCAACGCGATGTCCACCGCGTCGGACACGCCGAAGCGAATGGCAAAAATTTCAATACCCTCCTCCTTCGCTTTCCGCGCCTCCTCCAACATGGCTTGATCCAGGCAGCCATAATCATTACACCCACAGTTGGTCACGCCCATCTGGAAATAGGCATTGCGCCGATAGGTTGATTGTGGATCTGTGCGAGGGCTGCGTCCGCCGAACTGACCTGAACATGTGCCATCCTCGTTATCTCCGTCGGTGAGCAGGATAATCACCTTGCGAAATCGGTCCTTGGAACCCCCTTCAACAAACGGCGCTTCCGGCGTCAATACATGCCGTGCCCATTTTAACCCTTCGGCAATAATGGTGCCCGACGTATCGCTCGGTGAGTTCCCGGCATTCATCGTATGAATCGCGCGTTTAATGCTGGACTTGTTGTAAGAGAGTCCAAAAACCGGCGGCAACGCGGCATCCCGGCAGGAATAATCGGGAGGATTGACGTTGGAATTATTAACCGAGCCATTAGCATTGCGACAACCGGCCGGCTTGCCATCCACGCCATCAGGCAGCCGGATTTTGCCGCGAAACGGCACAAGACCAACCTTGATTGAAGGAGCGCCGCCGTCGGGAATCATCAGGTCCACCAGCTTGATCGCTGCTTGCTTCACTTCGGCAATGGGCCGTCCATTCATACTGCCAGAATTGTCAACGACCAGAACGACCTCAAGGTCATTAAACCCTGCGCATGAACGCGCGCTCACACTTCGAGAGCTGAGGGCCATCACTTTCATGAACGTCATGGGCACATCGGTCTGAGCCGAGACGCACACGCCACGCACCTGCGTTAACGGGCTCAACGCTGTGACGAGCGCGCCCGGATAGTTGTTGACAAGGTATTCAGTAACAACATTGGCAACTATGCCGTTTCTCAGTTGTGGGTCTGAACCAAGATACATCGAACCAGCCAGCGCCGCCGCATCCACGGCTGCTTGTAATCTGGCCTTGGCGGCATACATTCGTCCCATGTCAACGGCCAATCCCGTCATCCCTAACACGACCGGCAAGGCGACCGCGATGGCCAGCAAAACTTGACCACGGGCCCGACCGCGCCCGCTACGGGATAGGCATCGTTGAGGTGCCCCTAAGCCTGAGCGGATTGGGCAGCAGCTCGCTAACCAATGGAATATTGCCGAAAATAAACCTGTAATCATAATTCACCACTACTGTCACCGTCCGGTTGCCTCGACTATCAAAGCCATACGTTGCTTGAGAAGTGAGTGTGGATGTGGGCAGCCGCTCAGCCAATGTTTGCACTAATCCGTTCAGGTTCGCCGTCGGACCCTCACGAACGATCAGCCGGGCTCCGTCTCGGCTAGCTTCGGCTACCGTCAAATAAGCATTCAAGCCATTTCCCACTTCGACCAAGCCAACCAATATGATCAGGATGATCGGCAGCAACAGACTCAGTTCAATCAGTGCGCCACCTGTTTCCGCATGCCGTTGCTGTGATTTCTTGCGATTCGTTGCCTGCATATTGCACCCTGCCTTTTAGGACATCGTTGCTTAGCCTCAACCGGCCAAGCCCTCTACATGACCAATGCCCTTGGCGCGCTCAAACAATCCACACCAGATTGTCCCAAAACGCACCAGGTCTCACAATCGGCAGGACTACCTACTTCTCAACTTAGAATTACGGAGGAAGCAACGACTTCAATACCAGTTCACATGAAGAGGCCGTGTGTTGGCACTGTTCGTGCCTTTCGTAACCCTTTTGCTAAAAGACTCCGGAATGAATTTGTGCAACGTGCGGCTATTGTGAGGGGAGAATGGTGGTAAAGGTGGTGGGCACAGGGTGTGCCGGCCTACACCGACAGGGCGTGAGTTACTGAGGGAACAGCGTGAATGTGAGCGACGTGAGGGGTGGCAACGTTGCTGAGCGATGAAATGACAAGAGGCGGTCTCGTATCTTCTGCTTGCTCGGTGTTGTCACCCCTTCAAAACGCTCCACGCGCTCATGGACAGGGAATCCACGGTTCGTTCAATTTGCGATCCCGACCGCGCAACTGAATCGTTCCTTGATTGGGCATCAGACGCCGGATGAATGGCAGAATGGGCCGATAGTTGTACCGAAGCTCGACCTCCACCAATTCGCACGGTTGCCCCGGATTGCCCAGTCGGCCTGGGCCAGTGGCTGTCATGCCGGGCCAACTTTGCACGATCACTTGCGGAACCGGACTCAAGCTTTGCACCCGCGAGAGCGCCGCGCTGACAATGGCATTGTAGCGCGTGCCTTCCAGCTCGCCTCTGCCTGTGACGGCGACCCGCGTGGCCACTCGCGCAGCATGTTGGATCGTCACGTAACAGAAGAACAATCGGCCTAATTCGATAACACCATACACGCACAGAAACATGATCGGGGCGGCCAACGCCATCTCCGTGATCCCCTGACCACGACTGCGTTTCTGCTGAGATCGTTCGTGAGCCATGTCTGCCTCCTTAGCAGCAGCTTACAGTAATCGGTAGCCCAACTGCCGCCCGATTTTCTCAAACACCTTCCCAATGTCAGATGTGGAAGGAGCATCGAAATAATGATCGTCGGTGCCGGGCGAGGAAGACGCAATGGCTTTCATCAGCGCGATGTCAACGGAATCGGAATCGCCATAGCGAATGGCAAATATCTCAATGCCGGCATCCTTAGCCAGTTGCGCCTGCGTGAGCATCGCTTGATCCAGGCAGCCATAGTTATTGCAGTTGCAGTTGGTCACCGGCGGCGATTGTTGGAAATAGGCATTGCGACGATACGCGCATGTGGAGCTGGTTCTCGGATCACAACTGCCAAACGTTCCGCTGCAAGTGCCATCCTCGTTATCGCCATCGCTCAGTACAATCATGACCTTGCGAACCTTGTTAGGTTGGCCCCCTTGAGTAAAGGGTGGTTCCGGCGTCAGCACGTGTCGGCCCCATTTGATGCCTTCCGAGATGATCGTTCCCGAGGCATAGCGCGTGCCACTACCGGCATTCATGCTATTGATGGCGTTCTTGATTGTTGTCTTGGAAAACGACAACGCCGCTACTGGGGGTAGAGCCGCATCCTTACAGGAATCATCCGGTGGGCTCACATTTGAATTATTCACCGTGCCATTAGCATTTCGACAGCCTGCCGGTAATCCGTCAACATTAGCACCCACTCTCACCTTGCCACGAAACGGAGCTAGTCCGACTTTTATAGCGGGAGCCGTGCCGCCCGGTATCATCAAGTCAACCAGCTTATTGGCCGCCGTTTTCACGGAGTTGATCGGCGTGCCGTTCATACTCCCCGAATTATCAATGACCAGCACGACCTCCAGATCATTGAAGCCAGCGCAGGCAGAGGCTGAAACGGTTTCCGATTCAATACCCAACACTCCCATGAACGTCATCGGCACTTCGACTTGGCCGGTCAGACAAACAGTGCGGACGGTCGTGCCTGGCCCCAGGCTCACAACGGAGGCCTCCGGAAAGTTTTCGTCAAGGTACGTCGCCACTACGTTGGCAATCGTGCCATTGTTGATGTTTGGATCACTGGTCAAATAGAGCGTTCCGGCCAGTGCTGCGGCATCCACAGCGCCCTGGAGCCGTGCCTGGGCTGTGTACAACCGCCCCATATCAACAGCCAGCCCTGTCATGCCGGCTAATACCGGCATGGCAATGGCCACGGCAATCAAGACCTGCCCGCGCGCGCCCCCTTGCTTGTTAGGGGATGGGCATGGTCGTCTGCGCGGTGAGCGTGAATTGTTCGGGAAATATGTGGCAAAGAATTGGAAAATTGGCAAAAATAAATCTGTACGCATACGTCACCCTCACTGTCACTTTTTGGTTTCCTTTGAAATCTGTGCCATACATCGGATTGACTTGTAACGAAGAACTCGGCAATCGTGTGGTCAGCGTTTGCGCCACTCCATAATAGTCGGATGAAGGGCCTTTACGCACAATCAACCGAGCACACTCTCGACTCGCTTCCGAGATGGACAGGTACGCGTTCAGCGCGTTGCCGACTTCAACGACCCCGATGAGTAACGTCGTCAAAATCGGCAAGAGCAGCGCCAACTCAATGAGGGCATGCCCTCGTTCTTTTCGTTTGTTCATACGTTCGACCCTCCTCAAGGTCTTCGCTCTTTCTCAAACCCCGCATCGCCCAACAGACTATGCGAAGCCAACTAACCCATAACCCACTGCCTCCAGGCAGTGTGAAAAATTTTTTCGACCCGGTGAATCATTTGCAATTGTTATGCCACTTATACTGTTTCAATCGGCGAAATCCTAGCCAAAAACCAACTGGCGCGGTTTCGATAACTTACTTTTCTGCCCAGCCGGGATGTAGCAAGGTTGAAACGGAATTGAAACAATCAAACATGAAATTAGTTTTTCATGCAACGTCTCAACAATGATATGTGGCGTCATGAGGCGCGGCCTGCCGAGTCACTCTGAAGCTGAGCGGATGGCCAGGGCATAAGCGCTGACACGATTTTTTGTCTTCGATCAGCGCCCCACACCTTCTCATCGGCAATAACTCTGATTACGCTTTGACGCCGAGCCAGCAGCCATCGCATCTGCTTGGGTTGCGGTTGATCGGCGAACGAGGCTTTAACCGTTTTCTATGCTTATCTGGCCGAGACGATTGGATCATATCTGCGGAGGTTGATCGGCGAACGATGTTGATGAGCCGGTGAGTTTGTCTTCTCGGATTGATTTCACCGCGTTTTTTTGAATAATAAGCCGGCGTGAATACGTGGCTTTCACTGCTGCCGCCCATTCTGGCCATCCTGCTGGCTGTTCGCACTCGACAGGTCTTTGTGTCGTTATTGCTGGGCATTTTGAGCGGCTCACTGATCCTTCTACACGGACATCCGACGCAGGCTTTGGCCGATACGCTGGCGCGACTGGTGAACGTGTTTCAGGACCGCAGCAACGTTCAAGTCATCTTCTTTTGTTCGCTCGTTGGCAGTCTGATTGCATTGATCGAACGCTCAGGCGGGCTGCAAGGCCTGGTCAATTACATTGTCAGCCGGGACCTGATTGGCACGCGGCGCGGGGCGCAGTTGCTCGGTTTCGTCGTCGGCATCGTCATCTTTGTCGAGTCAAACATCAAAGCGTTGCTGACCGGCTCTGTTGCACGACCGCTGTGTGACCGGTGGCGCGTTTCCCGCGAAAAGCTCTCGCTGATTACAGACACGACGGACGCGCCTGTCTGTATGCTGATTCCACTCAACGGGTGGGGCGCGTTGATTGTCTCGTTACTGACGGTGCAACAAGTCAGTGATCCTGTGCGCGTGCTGGCGTGGTCGCTTCCGCTCAGTTTCTATCTTTACCTAGCGTTGCTGGTGTTGCTAGCGGTTATCTTGCTAGAGCGGGACATCGGGCCGATGAAACAGGCTGAACAACGAGCACAACAAGAAGGAAAATTGCTTCGGGACGGAGCCGTGCCGTTGATGGCCGAAGACGTCGCCGCGTTGGAAACCAAACCGGGCGTGACCCCGCGAGCGAGAAATATGGTTGTACCGATCTTGGTCATGGTGGTGATGATTTTCGTTGGACTCTACGTGACCGGTCAAGGCAATCTGATGAAAGGCTCTGGCTCAACCTCGGTCCTGTGGGCAGTGAGCACGGCTGTCTTGGTCAGCATCTTGATGGCATTTACTCAACGAATCCTGACGCTGGAGGAGGTCTCAGAGCTAGTGCTCAAGGGCATAGCTGGGCTGGCGCCTCTGAACGTCATCTTGGTCTTGGCCTTCGCCATCGGCACAGTGTGTCAGGACCTGGGAACAGGCCCTTATGTTGCTCAACTCTTCTCCAGCGCGCTGCCAGCATGGTTGTTGCCGCTGGTCATTTTTGTGGTGACCGGCGTGATTGCTTTTTCAACGGGAAGCTCGTGGGGGGCATTCGCGATCATGATTCCGGTAGCCGTGCCGACAGCAACGGCGTTGGACGTGCATTTGCCGCTGGCCGTCGGCGCTGTCCTCTCAGGCGGCGTATTCGGCGATCATGCGTCTATCCTGTCGGATACGACGATCGTGTCGGCGATGGCTTCTGTGGCCGATCTCGTGGATCACTTCAACACACAGTTGCCGTATGCGCTGGTCGCAGCAGGACTCTCTGCGGTGTCGTATCTGATAGCCGGCTTGCTGATCACTGTGTAAGCAATGAGTTCATCAATGCACATAGGTTGGCTGACCGCGTTGACCGATCGGCGAATCATATTCCGGCCCGACGCAGCCCTGAGTCAACTTTCAGTGTGTGGCCCGCGTGGGTTCTCGGTAAGCTGCCCGCCCCAGCCCGGTATTTTAGGACGTTTCAGCTTTCCGAAGAGCCTGCGGTGTACATGTTAATGACTCAGAACCTGGTCAGACCGGAATATCATTCGCCAATGGCCCAGCGTGACGGCTAGCCGCCAGTGCTACCCCGATCCGGGGTCAGGGAACACGGGTTCAATCATCACCGGCAGGCTAACCGTTCGACTCACATCACCAGACACACCTTCGACTGTCAGCCGGTAGCTGCCTGGCACTACATCTATCGGCGCAGTCAACGTCAACCGGATCGTGACTTGATCGTTAGGCGCAAGCAAAACCGGATTGCTCGACCAACGATGTGACACGTTGCTAACGCGCGGCTCAAATGACGTTGACAGGGTGACGGCTCCGACAAACCCGGCTACTGATCGAACGCCCAAATCAACATCAACTGACTCGCCAGCCCGAAGCGTGACCGGTCGCGCGTCCAAGGAGAGTTGAAACTCTGAAGCCGGCTCGTTCAGTTGTTCAACCAGTTGAAGCGTGTTGAAGGCGTTCACCATGCCGCCCGTTCGCGTCTTACCCTGTAACGATGAGAGCGGCACGACTCCTTGCACTAACGTTGTCTTCATCGCTGCCACCGTCAGGTTCGGCTTGATCGCCAGCGCCAATGCAGCAACCCCAGCAACATGCGGCGCTGCCATAGATGTCCCGCTGAAGAAACCATAACGATCGAGCGTCACCGTACTGGCAATGGACACACCGGGAGCAGCCAAGTCAACCGAACTCTTGCCGTAATTGGAAAAGGCAGCAAGCTGACCGCGACGGTCCACAGCCGCCACCGAGATGGTATTGGCTAGATCGTAACTGGCTGGGAAAATCGGTTGTACATCATTATCCGTGCCACGTAGGCCGGCGCCATCATAGTTGTTTCCAGCCGCCGTTACAACCAACATCCCAGCACGGCCCGCCGCTTCAATCGCTTCGCGCAGCGCAGCAGAAGCGTTCGGCCCGCCCCAACTTGCATTCAACACACGGATGTTAACGCCACGACGCCTCATCGCGATGGCATACTCAATGCACTCAATGGCGTCGGAAACGTAACCGACGCCCTGCGCGCTGAGGAATTTCAATGCCATCAACCGGACCTGCCAGTTGACACCAGTCACACCCAATCGGTTATTGCCTACGGCGCCAATGGTGCCGGCTACATGCGTGCCATGATTGTTGTCATCGAGCGGGTCGCCACTGTCCATCTGCGCATTCCACCCATGAACGTCATCAATGTACCCGTTACCGTCATCATCCAGACCATTGTCAGGCCGCTCACCAACATTGATCCACATGTTGGCTGCCAAGTCCGGGTGAAAATAGTCAATCCCGGTGTCAATCACTCCAACGACAACATCAGAACTGCCTGTTGTAATGTCCCACGCTTTAAGCGCGCTTATATCCACACCAGCGATGCCACCTGATTGGCCACGATTGTGCAATCCCCAAAGGAAGCTGAAATAGGTATCCTCAGGCTCAGCGACCGAAACCCGATAGATGTAATTCGGTTCAGCATATTCAACATTCGGGTCGCGCCGCAAAGCCTCGATGGTTGCAGCGACCGTCTTGCCAGCGGGAACTTGCTGTAGGCGCAGGCCCCTCTTCACTCCCGCGAAATGACGAATGGTTTTCAATTCATGACGCTGAGCAATTGAGTGGATAACCTGTGGAGGCGCCGCCTCGCGGTACCTAACCAGAATTTGCCCAGGCGCCGCCTCGCTCTTGAGTAATGGGTCAGGCCCCTCAAAGCTGCTTACTACACTTGCGTTGAGGATAACGAGATGCGTTGCGAGGACAGTAACAATCAACCTACGTATCATTCGTGATGGCTCCCTGAATCAATTCCGGGCCATGCAATGAAGATCGTGAGGCGATTGGTTTATTTTCATAAACCTCAATCATAGTCGCCATCACAATACAATAAACTGCAATTGATGTCAACAATTATTTTAGAAAGACAGCCTTGTCAACGATACATTTTTATAAACTAGGCTACGCGATTTCCAATACAAATTGAATCAGAGCAATTTGTTATGTCTGTTGCCTGAGCCTCTGACAACAGCTTATAATGCCCCCATGTGGTGGCAGCGATACCGGCATAAACTTTCAAAGCCTCGTCTCCTCTGGGTTATCATCCTCTTATTTTCGTTGGGAAGCATAGGGCTTTACATGCTTGTGCGAGCGGTTAATCTGGCTATTTCCCATCAACGACAGAGACTCATGGGGGAGCGAACGGTTCGGGTGGAACCGGTTGCGCTCGTCCCGATGCGTGCAGACGGAGTGGCATATTTCGGTTTGACCGAGGATGTGAGAGACATGGATTGGTTTGCCGGTCGTCAGTATGCAGCTACGGCCGGTGGTTTGGTTGTCCTCAACGATGCAGGTCAAGTCATAGCACGGTATACCATATTGGATGGCCTGCCAAGCCATGACCTGACGGCGTTAGCAACGTTCAAAGAGCAACTCTACATTGGAACGGCGCACAGTGGACTAATCAGTTACGATGGGCGTGCATTTACGCAGTATCGGTTTGTCCAACCTCGAGCGCAGCATGTGACGAGCTTGCTGGCCGAGGAGCAGCGCCTCTTGGTGGGAACGTTCGATGGTGGCCTGTTCGAGTATGATGGCCATCAGTTTCGCCACTATACGATGCCTTCTGCGAGTGCGCAGGTCACGTGTGTGTTCAGCCGGTATCCGGAAATTTATGTAGGCACATTTGCGCAGGGCTTATTTGTGTGGCGCGACGGACAATGGACCCGATTGACGAAAAAGGATGGGCTGCCGTCAGACCGCATCACCTCGATTGTCGAACATGACGGAAAGATTTTGGCAAGCAGCGACACAGGGCTGGTGCAAGTCGTAGCCGCGGGTATCGTGCCGCTAACGCCGATCAGTAACATTGCAGCGATGGTTCGTTTTGGCGAACATCTGTTTGCTGGACTGGTGACGGGTCAGATCATGCGACTGCCCACTTCAGCGCAACGGTCTCTCTCTCAGGTTGAATTGACAGCGTTGACGCTGCCTCAGAATGCCGCCTGCTCGGCGTTGATTGAAGGAGCGGGCCGCTTGTGGGTGTGTACAACGCGCGGCATATACGTGACGGCACGGCCGGGTGTTGAACCGCTCGAGCGATTTGACCACACCTCAACGACTTTTCAACTTTCAGCCGCTCATATTTCTGCCTTGGCCATGGACTGGCGTGGACGATTATGGATCGGCTATTTTGATCGCGGCATTGATGTGGTCGCTCCTGATGAACCGAGACGTCTGGCGCATCTGGAAGACCTGAGTATCCGCGAGATCAATCACATTTATCCTGACGAACTGACACGACGCATGTTCATTGGAACGTCTCGCGGAGTGGTCATGATTGATGACATGCTGAAACAGCAGATTTACACCGAGGCAGATGGGCTTATCAGCAACGCGGTAGCTCATGTTTTACCGATTCCGGCGAACATGGTTTTTCCGCTGCCTGATCATCAACTCGTTTCAGAGCAGGCGATCGTTGTGGCGACTGGCCGGGGCCTCAGCATCTATGCTGACAATCGGTTTCGCAGCCTCAATGCGTTTCATGGTCTGGCCAGCAATCATCTGTACACAAGCGCGCGCGTGGGTGACAAATTATTTGTCGGCAGCCTAAACGGATTAAACGAACTGGAAGGGTTGCGGGTGGTGCGAACGTTTCACACATCCAACTCAAAACTGTCCCACAATTGGGTGAGCGCGTTGGCTGTAGCCGGACACACGCTCTATATCGGAACGTATGGTGGTGGAGTGGACGCGCTGCTTCCCTCTGGGGAAATGATCGGATATGCCAGCTTGATTGGAAGGTGTAGCGTCAACCCCAACGCGATGCATGTCAGCGGGAATCGGCTCTACGTGGGCACTTTGGAACACGGTCTGTGGATACTCGACATTGCGAACAACACATGGTCGCGCGTGAACCGGGGTC from Blastocatellia bacterium encodes the following:
- a CDS encoding VWA domain-containing protein, encoding MVSVNNSEKSMMKRLVVSSTRSGSEQYLARRRARARGQALLLVTITFPILLGMAGFAVDMGRLYTARARLQAAVDAAALAGSMYLMSDPDCQNGAVANAVNDYLNRNYSGATVTALNPGTGVRSVCVTAQVNVEMTFMNVLAISSRDVAASACAGFNDLEVALVIDNSGSMEGEPIESVKAAAHQFVDMLIPNGTAPSIKVGLVAFRGKVRLPADVDGRPAGCRNADGSFNQPLNPADQSCTNPALPPVAGLSYNKGAIHAAIASMQAQGGTPYSSCTTIAEGIKWGRHVLTSDAPFTEAGPRSRFRKVMILLTDGDNNIGDAMTNPNSTCRRNAYFGMGVMNCDDADYGCLDQAMLAQAQAAKDEGIEIFSIRYGVSDDVDIELMQRVASSRPGTNDHYFDAPSLDDLQTIFNRIGRQLGFRLL
- a CDS encoding pilus assembly protein; translated protein: MVNYHDYMRSSRGQALTEMVLVTPLLVVCLFGVIEMGRLFHAWVTVQHAARTAARVAVTGEGEEDGTRLSRIITAAQNAVAGLPGNAPIISVRSYAGVTTSGGARDNHPGAPCDLVEVIVRYTYRPVVPLISRIMPNSGQIELQGQDRKLNEPWIPCS
- a CDS encoding VWA domain-containing protein; translation: MLAIAVALPVVLGMTGLAVDMGRMYAAKARLQAAVDAAALAGSMYLGSDPQLRNGIVANVVTEYLVNNYPGALVTALSPLTQVRGVCVSAQTDVPMTFMKVMALSSRSVSARSCAGFNDLEVVLVVDNSGSMNGRPIAEVKQAAIKLVDLMIPDGGAPSIKVGLVPFRGKIRLPDGVDGKPAGCRNANGSVNNSNVNPPDYSCRDAALPPVFGLSYNKSSIKRAIHTMNAGNSPSDTSGTIIAEGLKWARHVLTPEAPFVEGGSKDRFRKVIILLTDGDNEDGTCSGQFGGRSPRTDPQSTYRRNAYFQMGVTNCGCNDYGCLDQAMLEEARKAKEEGIEIFAIRFGVSDAVDIALMKAVASSSQGTDDHYYDAPSVNDIGTVFNRIGRQLGFRLL
- a CDS encoding pilus assembly protein, with the protein product MQATNRKKSQQRHAETGGALIELSLLLPIILIILVGLVEVGNGLNAYLTVAEASRDGARLIVREGPTANLNGLVQTLAERLPTSTLTSQATYGFDSRGNRTVTVVVNYDYRFIFGNIPLVSELLPNPLRLRGTSTMPIP
- a CDS encoding pilus assembly protein; the protein is MAHERSQQKRSRGQGITEMALAAPIMFLCVYGVIELGRLFFCYVTIQHAARVATRVAVTGRGELEGTRYNAIVSAALSRVQSLSPVPQVIVQSWPGMTATGPGRLGNPGQPCELVEVELRYNYRPILPFIRRLMPNQGTIQLRGRDRKLNEPWIPCP
- a CDS encoding pilus assembly protein TadG-related protein produces the protein MRTDLFLPIFQFFATYFPNNSRSPRRRPCPSPNKQGGARGQVLIAVAIAMPVLAGMTGLAVDMGRLYTAQARLQGAVDAAALAGTLYLTSDPNINNGTIANVVATYLDENFPEASVVSLGPGTTVRTVCLTGQVEVPMTFMGVLGIESETVSASACAGFNDLEVVLVIDNSGSMNGTPINSVKTAANKLVDLMIPGGTAPAIKVGLAPFRGKVRVGANVDGLPAGCRNANGTVNNSNVSPPDDSCKDAALPPVAALSFSKTTIKNAINSMNAGSGTRYASGTIISEGIKWGRHVLTPEPPFTQGGQPNKVRKVMIVLSDGDNEDGTCSGTFGSCDPRTSSTCAYRRNAYFQQSPPVTNCNCNNYGCLDQAMLTQAQLAKDAGIEIFAIRYGDSDSVDIALMKAIASSSPGTDDHYFDAPSTSDIGKVFEKIGRQLGYRLL
- a CDS encoding pilus assembly protein, with protein sequence MNKRKERGHALIELALLLPILTTLLIGVVEVGNALNAYLSISEASRECARLIVRKGPSSDYYGVAQTLTTRLPSSSLQVNPMYGTDFKGNQKVTVRVTYAYRFIFANFPILCHIFPEQFTLTAQTTMPIP